One part of the Marispirochaeta sp. genome encodes these proteins:
- the tgt gene encoding tRNA guanosine(34) transglycosylase Tgt — translation MSMWFTVTARDKDTLARTGILSLAHGDVETPAFMPVGTNGSVKAIAHQKLEEMRVPIILGNTYHLYLRPGIEVIDTYGGLHQFSSWNGNILTDSGGFQVFSLAPFRKITEQGVRFRSHIDGSYHELSPEKVIRIQNSLNSDISMVLDVCTPPEIQYNEALKALKITTAWAKRSLKEWRIHDPAPGRALFPILQGNFYKDLRQRSAEELLALDFPGVAVGGLSVGEPFPLFLEMLHHTGELLPPEKPHYLMGIGTPEYILAAVENSIDLFDCVFPTRIARNGSVFTPQGVMALKKAEFEKDTRPIMEDCNCLACRRYSRAYIRHLFKAKEILGPMLTTEHNIQFLLDMTRDIRTAIRNSGFRKYKEAFLDEYRGKHT, via the coding sequence ATGAGTATGTGGTTTACTGTTACCGCCAGGGATAAAGATACCCTCGCAAGAACCGGAATCTTGTCTCTTGCCCACGGGGACGTGGAGACTCCCGCTTTTATGCCAGTGGGTACTAACGGTAGCGTTAAAGCTATTGCTCACCAGAAACTGGAGGAGATGAGAGTTCCCATAATTCTGGGAAACACCTACCATCTTTATCTCAGACCAGGAATTGAAGTGATCGATACCTACGGGGGACTGCATCAGTTCTCCAGCTGGAATGGAAACATCCTGACCGATTCCGGAGGGTTTCAGGTTTTCTCACTTGCCCCTTTTCGAAAAATTACAGAACAGGGTGTACGCTTTCGCAGTCACATCGACGGCAGTTATCATGAACTTAGCCCGGAAAAAGTAATCCGAATACAGAACTCCCTGAACAGTGATATATCGATGGTGCTTGATGTTTGCACTCCGCCGGAAATTCAATACAATGAGGCTCTAAAAGCCCTGAAGATTACCACAGCATGGGCCAAACGGAGTCTTAAGGAGTGGCGTATCCATGATCCCGCTCCCGGCAGGGCCCTTTTTCCTATTCTGCAGGGGAATTTCTATAAAGATCTGCGGCAGCGCAGCGCTGAAGAACTCTTAGCTTTGGATTTTCCCGGTGTGGCTGTAGGCGGCTTGTCTGTGGGAGAGCCCTTTCCGCTGTTCCTGGAAATGCTCCACCACACAGGGGAGCTGCTGCCGCCGGAAAAACCCCATTATCTTATGGGAATTGGTACGCCGGAATATATACTTGCTGCTGTTGAGAACAGTATAGATCTTTTCGATTGTGTTTTCCCTACCAGGATCGCCCGGAACGGATCTGTTTTTACTCCCCAGGGTGTTATGGCATTGAAAAAAGCGGAATTTGAGAAGGATACGCGACCCATTATGGAAGACTGTAACTGTTTGGCATGTCGACGTTACAGCCGCGCTTACATCAGGCACCTTTTCAAGGCAAAGGAGATCCTCGGACCGATGCTCACTACAGAACATAACATACAATTCTTGCTGGATATGACCAGGGATATCAGGACTGCAATCAGGAACTCCGGTTTCCGAAAATATAAAGAGGCTTTTCTTGATGAGTACAGAGGAAAACACACATAA
- the murJ gene encoding murein biosynthesis integral membrane protein MurJ, which yields MSTEENTHKSNARSTLATFIVMGCTFLSRLLGFVRNALIASLFGAGGEASILHLTFAVPNNLRRLMAEGALSSAFIPEISRALVEEPDGNKARYLTRLLIGFQIAVLVPLCVFAVIFADPLIRYVLSELSDPAEIRLAVDLFRWFIFYILLISINATMMAVLNSHGRFFVPAFTPVLFSIAVISSLVLFYSRLGVFAMAVGVLFGGLGQIIFQLPFLLKQGYSVVPSFTFTSPGFKRVMRRWGPVVAASSVFSIIQIIAIRFASGIDEKGVAGLQNAIIFWQLPMGIFSASVTTVMFPRMSRQFAQGEAEALDDTIRLGIDLLMILLIPSMLVLLFLGEEIIAVAYQRNKFGISDTIYTYQVLKAYTFGLFSVGAFNFLQRYYFSAGNFRRVTITAFIVALTDIGLSLWLKETFLGVAGLAYANTAAFTLGFLILYLPCLRNSEYGLLFRNLKTLGKIMISMLPGTLVFMLNRYYSGNWWHQGATIGNLFRLMIPALLFSVVSLGMYKIFKVEAINLLFRRKQRRVPIE from the coding sequence ATGAGTACAGAGGAAAACACACATAAAAGCAACGCGCGCAGCACCCTGGCTACTTTTATCGTTATGGGGTGTACTTTTCTCTCCAGATTACTGGGATTCGTCAGGAATGCATTAATTGCCTCCCTCTTTGGCGCCGGCGGAGAAGCCAGTATCCTGCATCTGACATTTGCTGTTCCAAATAATCTGCGTCGCCTGATGGCGGAGGGAGCATTGTCCTCTGCTTTTATCCCCGAAATATCCAGAGCCTTGGTTGAGGAACCAGACGGTAACAAAGCACGGTACTTGACCCGGCTTCTGATCGGTTTTCAGATAGCAGTACTGGTTCCTTTGTGTGTTTTTGCCGTCATTTTTGCCGATCCTTTGATCCGCTATGTGCTTTCGGAGTTATCTGATCCTGCTGAAATACGGCTTGCTGTTGACCTTTTTCGCTGGTTTATATTTTATATACTATTAATCAGCATCAATGCGACGATGATGGCTGTCTTAAATAGTCATGGACGGTTTTTTGTTCCGGCCTTTACACCGGTTCTGTTTTCTATTGCTGTCATAAGCAGCCTTGTTTTGTTCTATAGCCGGCTTGGGGTGTTCGCCATGGCTGTCGGTGTACTTTTTGGCGGGCTTGGACAAATTATTTTTCAACTGCCCTTTTTGCTGAAACAGGGGTATTCAGTTGTTCCCTCCTTTACTTTTACCAGTCCGGGTTTTAAACGTGTTATGAGGCGCTGGGGGCCGGTAGTTGCTGCCTCCTCGGTTTTCTCAATAATACAGATAATCGCGATCCGCTTTGCTTCGGGGATCGATGAAAAAGGTGTGGCCGGACTTCAGAACGCAATTATTTTCTGGCAGCTGCCGATGGGGATCTTTTCCGCGTCTGTGACTACTGTTATGTTCCCGCGTATGAGCAGACAGTTCGCTCAGGGGGAAGCAGAAGCCCTGGACGATACAATACGATTAGGCATTGATTTGCTGATGATCCTGCTGATTCCCTCCATGCTTGTACTGCTTTTTCTCGGAGAAGAGATTATTGCTGTTGCGTATCAGCGAAACAAATTTGGTATAAGCGATACCATATATACATATCAGGTCCTCAAAGCCTATACGTTTGGGCTTTTCTCTGTCGGTGCTTTCAACTTTCTGCAGAGATATTATTTTTCCGCAGGAAACTTTCGCAGGGTAACCATTACTGCGTTCATTGTTGCTCTTACCGATATTGGTTTATCCCTGTGGCTTAAAGAAACATTTCTGGGTGTAGCCGGACTGGCATATGCGAATACAGCCGCGTTTACTTTAGGTTTCCTGATTTTATACCTGCCCTGTCTGCGAAACAGTGAATATGGTCTTTTATTCCGCAATCTGAAAACCCTTGGCAAGATAATGATTTCCATGCTGCCTGGAACCCTTGTTTTTATGCTCAACCGCTACTACTCTGGGAACTGGTGGCATCAGGGCGCAACAATAGGAAATCTGTTCAGGCTTATGATTCCTGCACTTTTATTTTCAGTTGTAAGTCTTGGTATGTATAAAATTTTCAAGGTAGAGGCAATAAATCTATTGTTTCGAAGAAAACAAAGGAGAGTTCCCATTGAATAA
- a CDS encoding HEAT repeat domain-containing protein, with protein sequence MNNIIRTGLLGLLIIFLPTFHQKGLCEEGEVPHKNRESEQRLQILRYGIDSEVISLLKSFESDENVKDYNEEILDLLINSRNQELKAAAIRSFTVNKYKPALEHVQEILRDYPEKEELIIAGIDYLIELEEKDSVAILRDFTGSLQTAVAMKAVEGIGRLGSADDVEYLRNLYDDTSSGQNVRASALSALGMLKDSNSIPFLTEIVQDTSRERSYRWRACQALGEIGTPEVLPVIADLLNDDDTMLRTYAVRALTRFESDEVLDYLIEALRDSFWRVRLAAAETLGERKEKDALDILIYKATRDPEERIRIAAIHALGNIGGKGYDVLREIGVNQSYSQTVRIVAIQQVVDNDLGNSFDLIDEIVEKEGQQPNSRIFIELVKVLSRQKSSRLDSYFEVFLSHRDVSVVLMALNGIKENRFSGLKEKVRNLSEGRTSASIKKAASETLEEL encoded by the coding sequence TTGAATAATATTATTCGAACGGGATTGCTGGGGCTGCTTATCATTTTTCTGCCGACATTCCACCAGAAGGGATTATGCGAAGAAGGGGAGGTCCCTCATAAGAATCGTGAATCTGAACAGCGACTGCAAATACTGCGGTACGGCATCGACAGCGAGGTAATTTCCTTGCTGAAGAGTTTTGAAAGCGATGAGAATGTAAAAGACTATAATGAAGAAATACTTGACCTTCTTATAAACTCGCGCAATCAGGAACTTAAGGCAGCAGCTATCAGGAGTTTTACTGTAAATAAGTATAAGCCCGCACTGGAGCATGTTCAGGAAATCCTCCGAGATTATCCGGAAAAAGAGGAGCTGATAATTGCAGGAATAGATTATCTAATAGAGCTGGAAGAAAAAGACAGTGTTGCAATCCTGCGTGATTTTACTGGTTCTTTGCAAACCGCCGTTGCAATGAAAGCGGTTGAAGGAATAGGAAGGCTGGGCAGTGCTGATGATGTCGAATATTTGCGAAACCTCTATGATGATACTTCGTCAGGACAGAATGTGAGGGCTTCAGCGCTCAGTGCTCTGGGAATGTTAAAAGACAGCAATAGTATTCCGTTTTTGACAGAAATTGTTCAAGACACGAGTCGGGAACGTTCGTATCGATGGCGCGCGTGTCAGGCTCTCGGCGAGATCGGTACTCCGGAGGTTCTCCCTGTCATCGCGGATTTGCTGAATGATGATGATACCATGCTGCGTACCTATGCTGTACGGGCCCTTACAAGGTTTGAGAGTGACGAAGTTCTTGATTATCTTATAGAGGCTTTACGAGACTCTTTCTGGAGGGTCCGGCTGGCTGCAGCAGAAACACTTGGAGAGAGAAAAGAGAAAGACGCCCTGGATATTCTTATCTACAAGGCGACCCGTGATCCGGAAGAACGGATCAGGATCGCCGCCATACATGCCCTGGGAAACATTGGCGGAAAAGGCTATGACGTCCTGCGGGAAATTGGAGTGAATCAGAGCTACTCCCAGACTGTACGGATAGTTGCTATTCAGCAGGTAGTGGATAACGATCTGGGCAATTCTTTTGATCTGATAGACGAGATAGTAGAAAAGGAGGGGCAGCAGCCAAATTCCCGTATATTTATAGAACTGGTAAAAGTGCTTTCGCGCCAGAAGAGTTCCAGACTTGATTCATATTTTGAAGTTTTCCTGTCTCACCGGGATGTTTCAGTTGTTTTGATGGCCTTGAATGGAATAAAGGAAAATCGCTTCAGCGGCTTGAAAGAGAAGGTAAGGAATTTAAGCGAAGGGAGGACTTCCGCTTCAATAAAAAAAGCGGCTTCGGAGACCCTGGAAGAGCTGTAA
- a CDS encoding VWA domain-containing protein: MLQRTVLIVLILFAAFGLAAEPMDMIVLLDVSQSMFPYFDDTINFLLKDIIDGHLQTGDGFHLLSFAGSPEREIHRVITTERDMEAVLARIMLLHPLGRHTDFLFALDYLYDYVSRLPLRSSKNILILTDGIHDPPSGTSYPAGTAGQRESNREEVISIATEMKREGWQVRLVQFPRGPAPGSSQEGTGMATGGSTSVASSPADDAAAPDSDSPSGSSADTEPDLYATISEALGVDIIEYENGREMSHTATGAPHLEFPDNLGTVGRNFTVPFKIINYVDTSILVKLDQIRTRGVNILDTPAQLKLGGKGSGTLNARITLPESFEQGEYQLDVELLFSDDLRIYPRKGDLFFELKNPVNTSWIKIVLLIVIGLGLLYFLIFFIIIPLSRHIEHSAGADTRYVGLQDGRGTAKGGKAALTHPDSHAAGTQGKVPLLEAASYSPGGKIPLSQISSTHAYIDQQQKLGHRPIEFRLSGQNPYNGGRNIRWVGKNKRSVGGAGAYFLIFLIKVPERIAEVTFTEEGLRFTPIRTEFFPSLQGPIENCLNRPIEIQTDQGSFTMFFREWISPLERINHLLHLIDQPGTAPEDLY; this comes from the coding sequence ATGCTACAACGCACCGTCCTCATCGTTCTCATCCTCTTCGCCGCCTTCGGTTTAGCGGCGGAACCTATGGATATGATAGTCTTGTTGGACGTATCTCAAAGTATGTTTCCTTATTTTGATGATACCATTAACTTTCTATTAAAGGATATTATTGATGGACACCTGCAGACAGGGGACGGTTTTCATCTTCTAAGCTTTGCCGGTTCACCGGAAAGAGAAATTCATCGCGTTATTACCACAGAACGCGATATGGAGGCAGTGCTGGCACGTATCATGCTTCTTCATCCTCTGGGACGCCACACTGACTTTCTTTTTGCCCTTGATTACCTCTACGATTACGTATCCCGTCTACCCCTTCGTTCAAGTAAAAATATCCTTATCCTGACAGACGGAATCCATGATCCTCCGTCCGGCACTTCTTATCCCGCCGGAACTGCTGGCCAGAGGGAATCCAATCGTGAAGAGGTCATAAGTATCGCTACAGAAATGAAACGTGAGGGATGGCAGGTCCGTCTTGTCCAATTTCCTAGGGGCCCTGCCCCTGGATCTTCTCAGGAAGGAACAGGCATGGCAACCGGTGGATCAACCTCAGTAGCTTCTTCCCCTGCAGATGATGCTGCTGCCCCAGACTCCGACTCACCATCCGGATCATCAGCCGATACTGAACCAGACCTGTATGCTACGATTTCCGAGGCCCTTGGGGTTGATATCATCGAGTACGAAAATGGAAGGGAGATGAGCCATACCGCAACTGGTGCTCCCCACCTTGAGTTTCCCGACAATCTCGGCACAGTGGGCAGGAATTTTACTGTTCCTTTTAAAATTATCAATTACGTTGATACATCGATCCTGGTTAAACTGGACCAGATACGAACACGAGGCGTAAATATACTCGATACTCCGGCCCAGCTGAAACTTGGGGGTAAGGGATCGGGTACCCTGAATGCCCGAATAACTCTGCCGGAAAGCTTTGAACAAGGGGAATACCAGTTGGATGTTGAACTTCTGTTCTCAGATGACCTGCGTATATATCCCCGTAAAGGTGATCTGTTTTTTGAATTGAAGAACCCTGTTAATACCAGCTGGATCAAGATTGTTTTGCTGATAGTCATTGGACTGGGACTGCTCTATTTTCTTATCTTCTTTATTATCATTCCCTTGAGCAGGCATATTGAGCACAGTGCAGGTGCCGATACCAGGTATGTTGGCCTTCAGGACGGCCGCGGAACAGCAAAAGGCGGGAAAGCCGCTTTAACACATCCCGACTCTCATGCTGCGGGGACCCAGGGCAAAGTTCCGCTTCTGGAAGCTGCGTCATATAGTCCCGGTGGAAAAATCCCACTTTCACAGATCTCATCAACCCATGCCTATATCGATCAGCAGCAAAAACTTGGACATCGGCCAATAGAGTTTCGCCTTTCAGGTCAAAATCCGTATAATGGTGGTAGGAATATCCGCTGGGTGGGTAAAAACAAACGATCTGTCGGTGGCGCCGGTGCATACTTTTTAATATTTCTGATCAAGGTCCCTGAGCGTATAGCAGAAGTCACCTTTACCGAGGAAGGCTTACGTTTTACACCAATTCGTACCGAGTTTTTTCCCTCTCTTCAAGGACCAATCGAGAACTGTCTGAACCGTCCCATAGAAATACAGACTGATCAGGGCAGCTTTACCATGTTTTTCCGGGAATGGATATCTCCCCTGGAACGAATAAATCACCTGCTCCACCTTATAGACCAGCCGGGGACGGCTCCGGAGGATCTATACTAG
- the greA gene encoding transcription elongation factor GreA: protein MSTQSVKAVSELLNEEKWTRATLNSYGINNFQELDAVIADVIDDGSEDEIREICDEHLKHTKNSIIALYIAGILALRRQLVDDTNLVMIINIFTDNRKWNIVEYLCKRILEFGENKFALRTLADCYDNKNEDENKIEIWERLIKVDYEEADIVRQLAEFKEEEKDIEGAIDYYKKAIHRYINKKMFTNIKEIWDKLVEYCPDETDFFFNVDKKIEKMISPERASQLLEDLYGYYREAEDWDKSIDILKRILDYDPKNVWARKEITECYRHKYKDHSQLAEYIRVSNLTQSWRNVHDAIADFEKHISFDAGNFVCHRSWGIGRIRAIDGDDITIDFTRKRGHSMSLKMAVNALSSLQRDHIWVLKVTKSKEELRTMVKEDPSKALRTIIKSFDNAANMKQIKAELVPSILTPSEWSSWSTNARKKLKEDTSFGNLPDKIDVFVVREQPISVEEKAFNRFKAVKSFFGKVAALRDFIASAKPESEYFSEMFSYFVNILKAYASVNEQVIGSFLLVEQIVEDYPYLNPGLGIRFEDLVEETEDIMSLYSRIEDSELAKRFLAELKALDEWPEYYVKIFPTSLSKYIIDELYAAGHDDLVQSLLTDIMEKYRDNREAFIWLAKYYENDPRVAGYGIDYEKILINMIHLLDITFREITNRRDVSNNRKLNRQAQNFLFKEKRLENFLMQADEDSIHRLYTLVSDVKDLDPSISIELKHKIIERFPDFKFFGEPAHTAAAPGRVRIKGLIVTAASYQRKQEELRHIIDVEIPENSKEIGTASDLGDLRENAEYKAAKEKQELLNLNVSRLKDDLDKAQIFDKNQVDTEQVSFGTRVELLDNNTGKIETYSFFGPWESDPNNNVISYQSPFGMKLWGLKVDEHVEFSINENHYDYTVKSITKGEF from the coding sequence ATGTCTACCCAAAGCGTAAAGGCTGTTAGCGAGCTGTTAAATGAAGAGAAATGGACCAGAGCTACTCTAAACAGCTACGGAATAAATAACTTTCAGGAACTGGACGCTGTCATTGCCGATGTAATTGATGACGGCAGCGAAGACGAGATTCGTGAAATCTGCGATGAACATTTAAAACATACCAAGAACAGTATTATTGCCCTCTACATAGCAGGTATTCTGGCACTGCGCCGTCAGCTGGTTGATGATACCAATCTGGTAATGATTATCAATATTTTCACAGATAACCGGAAATGGAATATCGTTGAATACCTGTGCAAACGTATTCTTGAATTCGGAGAAAACAAGTTCGCCCTGAGGACCCTTGCTGATTGTTATGATAACAAAAACGAAGACGAAAACAAGATTGAAATTTGGGAACGACTCATAAAGGTCGATTACGAGGAAGCTGACATCGTCCGTCAACTCGCAGAATTCAAGGAAGAAGAAAAGGATATTGAGGGGGCCATCGATTACTATAAAAAGGCCATTCACCGGTATATCAACAAGAAGATGTTTACAAACATCAAGGAGATCTGGGATAAACTGGTCGAATACTGCCCTGACGAAACGGATTTCTTTTTCAATGTTGACAAAAAGATCGAGAAGATGATCAGCCCCGAAAGGGCTTCTCAACTCCTTGAAGATCTGTACGGATATTATAGAGAGGCGGAAGACTGGGATAAATCCATAGACATTCTCAAACGCATTCTCGATTACGATCCAAAAAATGTATGGGCCAGAAAGGAAATTACCGAGTGCTATCGTCACAAATACAAGGACCACAGCCAACTGGCAGAGTATATCCGCGTATCCAACCTTACGCAAAGCTGGCGTAATGTGCATGACGCCATAGCCGACTTTGAAAAACATATTTCCTTTGACGCTGGTAATTTTGTCTGCCACCGGTCCTGGGGTATTGGACGAATACGGGCCATTGACGGGGATGATATAACCATCGATTTTACCAGAAAGCGCGGCCATTCCATGTCTCTGAAAATGGCAGTAAACGCCCTCTCTTCACTGCAGAGAGACCATATCTGGGTCCTGAAGGTCACAAAAAGCAAGGAAGAGCTCAGAACCATGGTTAAGGAGGACCCTTCCAAGGCACTTCGAACAATAATCAAGAGCTTCGATAACGCAGCCAACATGAAACAGATAAAGGCAGAGCTTGTTCCATCAATCCTTACCCCCAGTGAATGGTCATCCTGGAGTACGAACGCCCGCAAGAAACTTAAGGAAGATACATCATTCGGAAATTTGCCGGACAAGATTGACGTTTTTGTCGTACGGGAACAGCCGATCTCCGTCGAGGAAAAGGCATTTAACCGCTTTAAAGCAGTAAAAAGCTTCTTTGGCAAGGTCGCGGCATTGCGGGATTTTATAGCAAGTGCAAAACCTGAATCTGAATATTTTTCCGAAATGTTTTCCTATTTCGTAAATATTCTCAAGGCCTATGCCAGTGTGAACGAGCAGGTTATCGGCAGCTTTCTGCTGGTTGAACAGATTGTTGAAGATTACCCCTACCTTAATCCTGGCCTGGGAATCCGTTTTGAAGACCTGGTCGAAGAGACCGAGGATATTATGTCTCTCTATTCCAGGATTGAAGACTCGGAACTTGCTAAAAGATTTCTCGCTGAACTGAAGGCACTTGATGAATGGCCGGAGTATTACGTAAAAATATTCCCCACCAGTCTTTCAAAATACATCATAGACGAATTATACGCAGCTGGTCATGATGACCTTGTTCAGTCTCTTTTGACCGATATCATGGAAAAATATAGAGACAACAGGGAAGCCTTTATCTGGCTGGCCAAATACTACGAAAATGATCCCAGGGTAGCCGGTTATGGTATTGATTATGAAAAAATCCTGATTAACATGATTCATTTGCTTGATATTACCTTTCGTGAAATTACCAACCGCAGGGATGTCAGCAACAACCGCAAGTTGAACCGTCAAGCTCAGAATTTCCTCTTCAAAGAAAAACGGCTGGAAAATTTTCTTATGCAGGCCGATGAGGACTCCATTCACCGTCTCTACACACTCGTTTCCGATGTAAAGGACCTGGATCCTTCCATATCCATTGAGCTCAAGCACAAGATTATTGAGCGTTTCCCGGATTTCAAGTTCTTCGGCGAACCGGCCCATACTGCCGCTGCTCCCGGCCGGGTCCGGATCAAAGGTCTTATTGTCACAGCCGCCAGTTACCAGAGAAAGCAGGAGGAATTACGCCATATCATCGATGTTGAGATTCCGGAAAACTCAAAAGAGATTGGAACCGCATCTGATCTTGGAGACCTGAGGGAAAACGCTGAATATAAAGCTGCCAAGGAAAAACAGGAACTCTTGAATCTGAATGTCAGCCGATTGAAAGATGATCTTGATAAGGCCCAGATTTTTGATAAAAACCAGGTAGATACTGAACAGGTTTCCTTTGGGACCAGGGTCGAACTGCTCGATAACAACACAGGTAAAATAGAAACCTACTCCTTCTTTGGTCCATGGGAATCTGACCCCAATAACAATGTCATCTCCTACCAGTCCCCCTTCGGTATGAAACTCTGGGGATTAAAGGTAGATGAGCACGTTGAATTCTCGATTAATGAAAACCATTATGATTATACGGTAAAAAGTATTACAAAAGGAGAGTTTTAG
- a CDS encoding adenine phosphoribosyltransferase — protein sequence MYKAEIAAKLDAVIRRVPNFPKPGVLFYDITSILADPESFRLVIDSMEQRYLNDEFDAVAAIEARGFVFASPFAVRRGLPLVLIRKAGKLPGETISQKISLEYGEDELHVHLTDVPQGGRVLLVDDLIATGGTLSGAAALIRKAGGQVSDLFGVVGLPFLKYAGKLPDLEITTLVDYQGE from the coding sequence ATGTATAAAGCCGAAATTGCCGCGAAGCTGGATGCGGTTATCCGCCGAGTCCCAAATTTCCCGAAACCGGGCGTCCTTTTTTACGATATTACCAGTATTCTTGCGGATCCTGAATCATTCAGGCTGGTAATTGATTCAATGGAACAGAGGTATCTGAATGACGAATTTGATGCAGTCGCGGCTATAGAAGCCCGGGGCTTTGTTTTTGCTTCGCCCTTTGCTGTACGCCGGGGACTTCCATTGGTACTGATTCGAAAAGCCGGCAAGCTTCCCGGCGAAACAATCAGCCAGAAAATCAGTCTTGAATATGGAGAAGACGAACTGCATGTACATCTGACCGATGTTCCCCAGGGGGGCAGGGTATTGCTGGTTGACGACCTTATAGCTACCGGCGGAACACTTTCCGGTGCTGCGGCACTCATACGAAAAGCCGGAGGCCAGGTGAGTGATCTGTTTGGTGTTGTCGGGCTGCCGTTTCTAAAGTACGCGGGAAAACTCCCGGATCTGGAAATTACTACTCTTGTAGACTATCAGGGCGAATAA
- the carA gene encoding glutamine-hydrolyzing carbamoyl-phosphate synthase small subunit, translating to MQCYLILDDGSCFSGVQFGAGPPGVKDLAGLTEFSKGPGEVVFNTGMTGYHEILTDPSYTGQIVVMTYPHMGNYGTDDTWSENGPEDRLLPRVKSQGFVVREYYDGPVPPGRLSLAEFLKKYDTPGISGVDTRALTLHLRDTGSRNGIIVKPAEGGVLQDEELRTVLDYLQSFPSMEGRNCISEVGMVRGENNISDGDLRIVAVDCGTKGNILREMKKFGVGITVLPSGASAEQILALSPHGVLFSNGPGDPATLDNIIDEIKKLAGKVPLFGICLGHQLIASALGARTRKMKFGHHGCNNPVRDELTGRVAVTSQNHGFDVDEKSLPSDTRVWFRNANDRTIEGIIDDGKRVYTSQFHPEAAPGPHDSLWIFRRFYEEMQRFEKETGGQN from the coding sequence GTGCAGTGTTACCTGATACTTGATGACGGTTCGTGTTTCAGCGGTGTCCAGTTTGGCGCTGGACCACCGGGGGTAAAGGATCTTGCTGGGTTAACTGAGTTTTCCAAGGGCCCCGGCGAAGTCGTCTTTAATACCGGAATGACCGGATATCATGAAATTCTAACCGATCCGTCATATACCGGACAGATTGTAGTAATGACGTATCCGCATATGGGCAACTACGGAACTGATGACACCTGGTCGGAAAATGGTCCGGAAGACCGTCTTCTGCCGCGGGTTAAAAGCCAGGGCTTCGTGGTGCGGGAGTACTATGACGGACCGGTTCCTCCCGGCCGTTTGAGCCTTGCGGAATTCCTGAAGAAATATGATACCCCGGGAATCTCAGGGGTAGATACCCGAGCTCTTACCTTACATCTGCGGGATACGGGAAGCCGCAACGGAATTATAGTAAAACCTGCGGAAGGCGGAGTATTACAGGATGAGGAGCTCAGGACGGTCCTTGATTATCTCCAGTCCTTCCCGTCCATGGAGGGACGCAACTGTATTTCCGAAGTCGGAATGGTTAGAGGAGAGAACAATATAAGCGACGGAGATCTCAGGATAGTGGCTGTTGACTGCGGCACAAAGGGAAACATTTTGCGGGAAATGAAAAAGTTCGGTGTGGGTATTACCGTACTGCCTTCCGGCGCCTCGGCGGAACAGATTCTTGCGTTATCTCCTCATGGAGTACTTTTCTCCAACGGTCCCGGTGATCCTGCAACTCTGGACAATATTATTGATGAAATAAAAAAACTTGCAGGAAAAGTACCCCTCTTCGGAATCTGCCTTGGTCACCAGCTGATAGCAAGCGCGTTAGGAGCCAGAACCAGAAAAATGAAGTTCGGCCATCACGGCTGCAATAACCCGGTACGGGACGAGCTGACCGGGCGGGTAGCTGTAACCAGTCAGAATCATGGGTTCGATGTGGATGAAAAGAGTCTGCCCTCAGACACCCGGGTCTGGTTCCGCAACGCCAACGACAGAACCATCGAGGGGATCATCGATGACGGTAAGCGGGTCTATACCAGCCAGTTTCATCCGGAGGCCGCTCCGGGGCCCCACGATTCTCTGTGGATTTTCCGGCGCTTTTATGAAGAAATGCAGCGCTTCGAAAAAGAGACGGGAGGACAGAACTGA